Proteins encoded within one genomic window of Brachybacterium avium:
- the hemG gene encoding protoporphyrinogen oxidase, producing the protein MSTRVLVVGGGLAGLLAARRQQHAGHRVVLLEASRAVGGAIADTVLPDAGGLALNTGAEAYATGSGAVDALVAELGLEQRIVAPREGLGSRVVSSAGVHRAPGASLLGIPAHPLAADVRTVLGTAGALRASLERFLPASYAARPGATVAEVVRRRLGRTVLERLVAPVIGGVLSADPATLEFAAASPQLSRGLAEHGSLTATVRRLRGRATASAGTRVHSLSPTMATLPAALQAQILAAGGILRTGIEVVGVERSGDRWRVRTARDEHLEADHLVLACPPDTAQDLLREAAPTIARAIPQAPSAAVRLVALVLDAPALDPHPCGTGALIAPGTAGIRAKALTHASAKWEHVQQALAAALPTAGSPHLLRLSYGRPGEQLPPREEIVDLALADASRILGIPLSRAQLLAAEVIDWDRAMRQALPGHRAGLDALTELLDQQPRLELVGSWRAGTGIDAILRAENTYREGTSS; encoded by the coding sequence ATGAGCACCCGTGTCCTCGTGGTCGGCGGCGGCCTGGCCGGGCTGCTGGCCGCCCGCCGCCAGCAGCACGCCGGGCACCGCGTGGTGCTGCTCGAGGCCTCCCGGGCCGTCGGCGGCGCGATCGCCGACACCGTCCTCCCGGACGCCGGCGGTCTCGCACTGAACACCGGCGCCGAGGCGTATGCGACCGGTTCCGGGGCGGTCGACGCACTGGTCGCCGAGCTGGGCCTCGAGCAGCGGATCGTGGCTCCGCGCGAGGGCCTGGGCAGCCGGGTGGTCTCCTCCGCAGGCGTACATCGCGCCCCCGGCGCGAGCCTGCTGGGGATCCCCGCGCATCCGCTCGCAGCCGATGTGCGCACGGTGCTGGGCACGGCCGGGGCGCTGCGCGCGAGCCTCGAGCGGTTCCTGCCCGCCTCGTACGCCGCCCGGCCCGGAGCGACCGTCGCCGAGGTGGTGCGTCGCCGACTGGGCCGGACCGTGCTCGAACGGCTGGTCGCTCCCGTGATCGGCGGGGTGCTCTCCGCCGATCCGGCGACCCTCGAGTTCGCGGCCGCCTCCCCGCAGCTGAGCCGGGGACTGGCCGAGCACGGCTCCCTCACCGCGACGGTGCGGCGGCTGCGGGGGCGCGCCACGGCCAGTGCGGGCACTCGCGTCCACTCCCTGTCCCCCACCATGGCGACGCTCCCTGCAGCACTGCAGGCGCAGATCCTCGCCGCCGGTGGGATCCTGCGCACCGGCATCGAGGTGGTCGGCGTCGAGCGGAGCGGCGACCGGTGGCGGGTCCGCACCGCTCGCGACGAGCACCTGGAGGCGGACCACCTGGTCCTCGCCTGCCCCCCGGATACCGCCCAGGACCTGCTGCGCGAGGCGGCGCCCACGATCGCCCGCGCGATCCCGCAGGCCCCGTCGGCCGCCGTGCGCCTGGTGGCGCTGGTGCTCGACGCCCCCGCGCTGGATCCCCACCCCTGCGGCACGGGCGCGCTGATCGCTCCCGGCACCGCCGGGATCCGGGCGAAGGCCCTCACCCATGCCAGCGCCAAGTGGGAGCACGTGCAGCAGGCGCTGGCCGCGGCCCTGCCCACGGCCGGGAGCCCGCACCTGCTGCGGCTGTCCTACGGGCGCCCGGGAGAGCAGCTGCCGCCCCGCGAGGAGATCGTCGACCTCGCCCTGGCCGACGCCTCCCGCATCCTGGGCATCCCGCTGTCCCGGGCGCAGCTGCTGGCCGCGGAGGTGATCGACTGGGACCGCGCCATGCGCCAGGCCCTGCCCGGTCACCGCGCGGGGCTCGACGCCCTCACCGAGCTGCTCGACCAGCAGCCCCGCCTCGAACTCGTCGGCTCCTGGAGGGCCGGCACCGGCATCGACGCGATCCTCCGCGCCGAGAACACCTATCGGGAAGGAACCTCTTCATGA
- the hemQ gene encoding hydrogen peroxide-dependent heme synthase: MTSTPAQSAQSLEDIAQTTRYTSYTVFRRLSGLTEDGELTTEQIRDSLAEVTQLVETASEGGVQILGFYDVSGFRAEADLMLWLAADEPVALQTALREFERSVAGTWLHREWAGVGVHRVAEFAKSHTPSFMVPGTARKQWITVYPFVRSYDWYLLADDERNRMLREHGMLGRDYPQVNANTVAAFALGDYEWLLSFEADDLHDLVDMMRHLRYSDARLHVRDELPFHAGRRLEDLEAVAALLA; the protein is encoded by the coding sequence ATGACCAGCACGCCCGCACAGTCGGCGCAGTCCCTCGAGGACATCGCACAGACCACCCGCTATACCAGCTACACCGTGTTCCGTCGGCTCTCGGGCCTGACCGAGGACGGCGAGCTCACCACCGAGCAGATCCGCGACTCCCTGGCCGAGGTCACCCAGCTGGTCGAAACCGCCTCCGAGGGCGGCGTTCAGATCCTGGGCTTCTACGACGTCTCCGGCTTCCGCGCCGAGGCGGATCTGATGCTGTGGCTCGCGGCCGACGAGCCCGTCGCCCTGCAGACCGCGCTGCGCGAGTTCGAGCGCTCCGTGGCAGGGACCTGGCTGCACCGCGAATGGGCGGGCGTGGGCGTGCACCGCGTGGCCGAGTTCGCCAAGAGCCACACCCCCTCGTTCATGGTGCCGGGCACCGCGCGCAAGCAGTGGATCACCGTCTACCCCTTCGTGCGCAGCTACGACTGGTACCTGCTGGCCGATGACGAGCGCAACCGCATGCTGCGCGAGCACGGGATGCTGGGCCGCGACTACCCGCAGGTCAACGCCAACACCGTCGCCGCCTTCGCGCTCGGTGACTACGAGTGGTTGCTCTCCTTCGAGGCGGATGACCTCCACGATCTGGTCGACATGATGCGCCACCTGCGCTACTCCGATGCCCGTCTGCACGTGCGCGACGAGCTGCCCTTCCACGCCGGCCGACGTCTCGAGGATCTCGAGGCCGTCGCCGCCCTGCTCGCCTGA
- a CDS encoding ferrochelatase — protein MTDSTLSMPSPRIVDPASATHTRRGELKPFDAILFSSFGGPDGQDDVIPFLRNVTRGRGIPDERLEEVAGHYRALGGRSPITAQNQAMITALEQELAGRGIELPIYFGNRNWAPYNAEAVRALHADGRRHALGLVTSAYSSYSSCRQYREDFGMVLEETGLAGEVSIDKVRVYFNHPGFLEPVVDGVAGALASLAAEGHDPERVTVLFSTHSVPNSMAEASGPEETRVEGSGGWYVAQHLAACRWVMEQLHDDAPELPDWQLVFQSRSGSPQTPWLEPDVNDVIEQLATDEAADAVVVVPIGFVTDHVEVVWDLDTEAKETAEEQGLAFRRVATSGEDPRFIAALADLVQERLDAQFPRRVVTDFGGTPDVCGANCCVGRQCRPTTSAIDSEQDVLSARADATGSPAAAGASS, from the coding sequence ATGACTGACTCCACCCTGTCGATGCCGAGCCCGCGCATCGTCGATCCCGCCTCCGCGACCCACACCCGGCGCGGAGAGCTGAAGCCCTTCGACGCGATCCTGTTCTCGTCCTTCGGCGGCCCCGACGGCCAGGACGACGTGATCCCGTTCCTGCGCAATGTCACGCGGGGGCGCGGGATCCCCGACGAACGCCTCGAGGAGGTCGCCGGCCACTACCGCGCCCTCGGCGGTCGCAGCCCCATCACCGCCCAGAACCAGGCGATGATCACCGCGCTGGAGCAGGAGCTCGCCGGCCGCGGCATCGAGCTGCCGATCTACTTCGGCAACCGCAACTGGGCGCCGTACAACGCCGAGGCGGTGCGCGCCCTGCATGCGGACGGTCGACGCCACGCGCTGGGCCTGGTGACCAGCGCCTACTCCTCCTACTCCTCGTGCCGCCAGTACCGGGAGGACTTCGGGATGGTGCTCGAGGAGACCGGCCTGGCCGGCGAGGTCAGCATCGACAAGGTCCGCGTCTACTTCAACCACCCCGGCTTCCTCGAGCCCGTGGTCGACGGCGTGGCCGGCGCCCTGGCGAGCCTCGCCGCGGAGGGCCACGATCCGGAGCGGGTCACGGTGCTGTTCTCCACCCACTCGGTCCCGAACTCGATGGCCGAGGCCTCCGGCCCCGAGGAGACCCGGGTCGAGGGCTCCGGCGGCTGGTACGTGGCCCAGCACCTCGCGGCCTGCCGCTGGGTGATGGAGCAGCTGCACGACGATGCCCCCGAGCTGCCCGACTGGCAGCTGGTCTTCCAGTCCCGCTCCGGCTCACCGCAGACCCCGTGGCTCGAGCCGGACGTGAACGACGTGATCGAGCAGCTCGCGACCGATGAGGCGGCCGACGCGGTGGTCGTGGTCCCGATCGGCTTCGTCACCGATCACGTCGAGGTCGTATGGGACCTGGACACCGAGGCCAAGGAGACCGCCGAGGAGCAGGGGCTCGCCTTCCGCCGCGTCGCGACCTCCGGGGAGGACCCCCGCTTCATCGCGGCCCTCGCCGATCTGGTCCAGGAGCGGTTGGATGCGCAGTTCCCGCGCCGCGTGGTCACCGACTTCGGCGGCACCCCGGACGTGTGCGGGGCGAACTGCTGCGTCGGCCGCCAGTGCCGCCCCACCACCAGCGCCATCGACTCCGAGCAGGACGTCCTGAGCGCTCGCGCGGACGCGACGGGCTCCCCGGCGGCGGCAGGAGCGTCGTCATGA
- the hemC gene encoding hydroxymethylbilane synthase, protein MTPADVTATGTAAFVGSSLRIGTRASDLALTQSGQVGEALVAGTDHPVELVHVSTHGDRDRISPLAQIGGTGVFVTAVRQALLDGTVDVVVHSCKDLPTAPLTEITLACYPAREDPRDALCARDGLTLAELPAGAKVGTGSPRRAAQLLRARPDLEVLGIRGNVETRLNRAQGPDADLDAVVLAASGLRRVGREAAISELLDVSVMLPAPAQGALAVEATTAALAERPWFAQRLDAVDDPATRAAIAAERALLATLEAGCSAPVAAFAELEADGQATAGVLRLRALAIRTDGSHAVEGEARVALDLTEDRLSGSGSVPAELGEELAADLLSRGAGEILAEARA, encoded by the coding sequence ATGACGCCCGCCGACGTCACCGCCACCGGGACCGCCGCCTTCGTCGGCTCCTCCCTGCGGATCGGCACCCGCGCTTCCGACCTCGCCCTGACCCAGTCGGGGCAGGTGGGCGAGGCGCTGGTGGCCGGGACGGACCATCCCGTCGAGCTGGTGCACGTGAGCACCCACGGCGACCGCGACCGCATCAGCCCGCTCGCCCAGATCGGTGGCACCGGCGTGTTCGTCACCGCGGTGCGCCAGGCGCTGCTGGACGGGACGGTCGACGTGGTCGTCCACTCCTGCAAGGACCTCCCCACCGCACCGCTGACGGAGATCACCCTGGCCTGCTACCCGGCCCGGGAGGATCCGCGCGATGCGCTCTGCGCCCGCGACGGGCTCACCCTCGCCGAGCTGCCGGCCGGGGCGAAGGTCGGCACCGGCTCCCCGCGCCGCGCCGCCCAGCTGCTGCGAGCCCGGCCCGATCTCGAGGTGCTGGGGATCCGCGGCAACGTCGAGACCCGCCTGAACCGAGCGCAGGGCCCGGACGCGGACCTCGACGCCGTCGTGCTCGCCGCCTCCGGGCTGCGCCGGGTGGGACGCGAGGCGGCGATCAGCGAGCTGCTGGACGTCTCGGTGATGCTGCCCGCCCCCGCCCAGGGAGCCCTCGCGGTCGAGGCGACCACCGCCGCGCTCGCGGAGCGGCCCTGGTTCGCCCAGCGCCTGGACGCGGTCGACGACCCCGCCACGCGTGCCGCGATCGCCGCGGAACGAGCGCTGCTGGCCACCCTCGAGGCGGGCTGCTCGGCGCCGGTCGCGGCCTTTGCGGAGCTCGAGGCCGATGGCCAGGCGACCGCTGGCGTGCTGCGGCTGCGCGCGCTCGCGATCCGCACCGACGGCAGCCATGCCGTCGAGGGCGAGGCCCGCGTGGCGCTCGACCTCACCGAGGACCGGCTCTCCGGTTCGGGCTCGGTGCCCGCCGAGCTGGGTGAGGAGCTCGCCGCGGATCTGCTCTCCCGGGGCGCCGGCGAGATCCTCGCGGAGGCCCGCGCCTGA
- a CDS encoding uroporphyrinogen-III synthase, with amino-acid sequence MGAASAPRPVLVTRPAGRGATLLELLHTAGIQAEHHPLIRLVPGADAELAAARALLAAGDCTHLVVTSRTVAELLAPVEVAPTVEIVAVGEGTAEALRTIGLTPDLVAAGSGADLVAQMPAAADAASVLFPASSAAARTVPEGLRAKGYLVRELTAYRPEPLDPPDDVRAGLAAGHYGALVLTSPMIARRAAALGVHPSTPIVSIGAPTSRAAKAAGLTVSRQAAETTDAALLTAVQEVLTPAPPTPHLFHPHSPSPKES; translated from the coding sequence ATGGGTGCGGCGAGCGCTCCGCGCCCCGTGCTGGTCACCCGACCGGCCGGGCGCGGAGCGACGCTGCTCGAGCTGCTGCACACAGCCGGGATCCAGGCGGAGCATCACCCGCTGATCCGGCTCGTGCCCGGAGCCGACGCGGAGCTCGCTGCGGCCCGGGCGCTGCTCGCCGCGGGCGACTGCACCCACCTCGTGGTCACCTCCCGCACCGTCGCCGAACTGCTGGCCCCGGTGGAGGTCGCACCGACGGTCGAGATCGTCGCCGTCGGGGAGGGCACCGCAGAGGCGCTCCGCACCATCGGGCTCACCCCCGATCTGGTCGCCGCGGGCTCCGGCGCGGACCTCGTCGCTCAGATGCCCGCGGCGGCCGACGCGGCCTCGGTGCTGTTCCCGGCCTCCTCCGCCGCGGCCCGCACCGTGCCCGAAGGGCTGCGGGCCAAGGGATACCTGGTCCGCGAGCTCACGGCCTACCGGCCCGAGCCGTTGGATCCGCCCGACGACGTCCGGGCGGGCCTCGCCGCCGGACACTACGGCGCTCTGGTCCTCACCAGCCCGATGATCGCGCGCCGCGCCGCCGCCCTGGGCGTCCATCCCTCGACCCCGATCGTCAGCATCGGGGCACCCACCTCGCGAGCCGCGAAGGCTGCCGGGCTGACCGTCTCCCGGCAGGCGGCCGAGACGACCGATGCGGCCCTGCTCACCGCGGTGCAGGAGGTGCTGACACCGGCACCCCCCACCCCCCACCTCTTCCACCCCCACTCCCCCTCTCCGAAGGAGTCCTGA
- the hemL gene encoding glutamate-1-semialdehyde 2,1-aminomutase, whose translation MTGTISSTDLFSRAQQVIPSGVNSPVRAFGSVGGTPPFLTSAKGALLHDADGNEYVDLVGSWGPMILGHAHDAVVEAVREAAGRGLSFGAPQPGEVSLAEEVVHRIRPVEQLRLVNSGTEATMSALRVARAATGRDVIVKFAGCYHGHVDALLAEAGSGVATFAMPGSAGVTAATARDTVVLPYGDRAAVQALFAERGSEIAAIITEAAPANMGVVTPPEQDGIGFNRFLSETAHAAGALLISDEVLTGFRASAEGYYGIDGPGAAGVTGADWAPDLMTFGKVIGGGLPVGAFGGREDLMGLLAPAGPVYQAGTLSGNPLATAAGLATLAGLDAAAYEILGSASRTLQQLVADALTTAGVPHTIQRAGTLFSVFFREEPVLGYQDAKAQDTEAFTRFFHAMLEGGVYLPPSAFEAWFVSTAHTPEVLDRIASVLPAAAAAAARG comes from the coding sequence ATGACCGGCACGATCTCTTCCACCGACCTCTTCTCCCGCGCCCAGCAGGTGATCCCTTCGGGCGTGAACTCGCCGGTGCGGGCCTTCGGCTCGGTGGGCGGCACCCCGCCGTTCCTCACCTCGGCGAAGGGCGCCCTGCTGCACGACGCCGACGGCAACGAGTACGTGGACCTGGTCGGCTCCTGGGGCCCGATGATCCTCGGCCACGCGCACGACGCGGTGGTCGAGGCGGTGCGGGAGGCGGCCGGTCGCGGACTGTCCTTCGGCGCCCCGCAGCCGGGCGAGGTCTCCCTCGCCGAGGAGGTCGTGCACCGCATCCGCCCCGTCGAGCAGCTGCGCCTGGTCAACTCCGGCACCGAGGCGACGATGAGCGCGCTGCGCGTGGCCCGCGCGGCGACCGGCCGGGACGTGATCGTGAAGTTCGCCGGCTGCTACCACGGGCATGTGGACGCGCTGCTGGCCGAGGCCGGCAGCGGGGTCGCGACCTTCGCGATGCCGGGCTCCGCGGGTGTGACCGCCGCGACCGCCCGGGACACCGTGGTGCTGCCCTACGGGGACCGGGCGGCGGTGCAGGCGCTGTTCGCCGAGCGCGGCTCCGAGATCGCCGCGATCATCACCGAGGCCGCGCCCGCGAACATGGGCGTGGTCACGCCCCCGGAGCAGGACGGGATCGGCTTCAACCGCTTCCTGTCCGAGACCGCGCATGCCGCGGGCGCCCTGCTGATCAGCGACGAGGTGCTCACCGGGTTCCGGGCCAGCGCCGAGGGCTACTACGGGATCGACGGTCCCGGCGCAGCCGGCGTCACCGGCGCCGACTGGGCCCCGGACCTGATGACCTTCGGCAAAGTGATCGGCGGGGGTCTGCCGGTGGGTGCCTTCGGCGGCCGCGAGGACCTGATGGGGCTGCTCGCCCCGGCCGGACCCGTCTACCAGGCCGGCACGCTGTCCGGGAACCCGCTCGCGACGGCGGCGGGCCTGGCCACCCTCGCGGGCCTGGACGCGGCGGCGTACGAGATCCTCGGCAGCGCCTCCCGCACCCTCCAGCAGCTGGTGGCCGACGCGCTCACCACGGCCGGGGTGCCGCATACGATCCAGCGGGCCGGCACCCTGTTCTCGGTGTTCTTCCGTGAGGAGCCCGTGCTCGGCTACCAGGACGCGAAGGCACAGGACACGGAGGCGTTCACCCGCTTCTTCCACGCGATGCTCGAGGGCGGGGTCTACCTGCCGCCCTCAGCCTTCGAAGCCTGGTTCGTCTCGACCGCCCACACCCCGGAGGTCCTGGACCGGATCGCGTCGGTGCTGCCCGCCGCGGCCGCGGCCGCGGCGCGGGGATGA
- a CDS encoding HNH endonuclease, translating to MFESVRENGAAPGDPHQALVDAVHAGGVAALAAALGDQGFMLRELALRPRELFVPDEALGGAYTNVVGMIHELRSAMDALEARAVVALAESLIRERQAEARAHTAHESDQAPPPKKLLREAANEAAREVSMLTRKSPASASHSLASQRRLVADMPEMLTALATAQITSTVAHRTARSFAPLSPAQRTAADRYLCERLPDLDGAGSETWNGATAAAIAAADPAGQGRRHRRAMQERHVTLRRAEHGMATISARVSALDGAKIRKRLSLEAERLRAAGDRRGHQAIQADTFVDTLLGQEEAMVPTTLDIGVMITDRALLHPGTGDLAQIEGYGTAPAEVLREELRGPCGAALAQQDENAMGPDGPALGAVLRRLFTHPRTGELVAVESRARAFPAALAKFIRWRDQVCRGPHCDAPIRQIDHIRPHASGGHTCLDNGQGLCAHCNGKEQQTRSVRRVESTGADGHIVEWTSRAGTRRLTRPRALIRPQAPPRPVIPAAPSRRRPVHRRRRRPPSTRSPDTPA from the coding sequence ATGTTCGAAAGCGTGCGAGAGAACGGTGCAGCACCTGGTGATCCCCACCAGGCGCTCGTCGATGCCGTGCACGCCGGTGGTGTCGCGGCGCTCGCCGCAGCGCTGGGAGATCAGGGCTTCATGCTGCGGGAGCTCGCCCTGCGACCCCGAGAGCTGTTCGTCCCCGATGAGGCGCTCGGCGGCGCGTACACGAACGTGGTCGGCATGATCCACGAGCTGCGCAGCGCGATGGATGCGCTCGAAGCGCGCGCCGTCGTCGCCCTCGCCGAGTCGCTCATCCGCGAGAGGCAGGCGGAAGCACGGGCCCACACCGCGCACGAGAGCGACCAGGCCCCACCCCCGAAGAAGCTCTTGCGCGAGGCGGCGAACGAGGCGGCGCGGGAGGTCTCGATGCTGACCAGGAAGTCCCCGGCCTCGGCCAGCCATTCCCTGGCGTCCCAGCGCCGATTGGTCGCGGATATGCCCGAGATGCTCACCGCTCTCGCCACGGCCCAGATCACCAGCACGGTCGCCCACAGGACAGCCCGCTCCTTCGCCCCGCTGTCACCGGCCCAGCGCACCGCGGCGGATCGGTATCTCTGCGAGCGGCTGCCCGATCTCGACGGCGCCGGCTCGGAGACCTGGAACGGTGCCACCGCCGCGGCGATCGCGGCGGCCGACCCCGCCGGCCAGGGACGCCGCCACCGGCGGGCGATGCAGGAGCGTCACGTCACCCTGCGGCGCGCCGAGCACGGTATGGCCACCATCTCCGCCCGGGTCTCCGCGCTGGACGGGGCGAAGATCCGCAAACGGCTCTCCCTCGAGGCCGAGCGTCTGCGCGCCGCTGGAGATCGCCGCGGCCACCAGGCGATCCAGGCCGACACCTTCGTCGACACCCTGCTCGGCCAGGAGGAGGCGATGGTGCCGACCACCCTCGACATCGGCGTCATGATCACCGACCGCGCGCTCCTGCACCCCGGGACAGGAGATCTCGCCCAGATCGAGGGCTACGGCACCGCCCCGGCGGAGGTGCTGCGCGAAGAGCTGCGCGGTCCGTGCGGAGCGGCGCTCGCCCAGCAGGACGAGAACGCGATGGGCCCCGACGGTCCTGCGCTGGGCGCCGTGCTGAGACGCCTCTTCACCCATCCGCGCACCGGTGAGCTGGTCGCGGTCGAGTCCCGCGCCCGGGCCTTCCCGGCAGCGCTGGCGAAATTCATCCGCTGGCGGGACCAGGTATGTCGCGGGCCCCACTGCGACGCGCCGATCCGGCAGATCGACCACATCCGGCCCCACGCCTCCGGGGGTCATACCTGCCTCGACAACGGACAGGGGCTCTGCGCCCACTGCAACGGCAAGGAGCAGCAGACCCGCAGCGTCCGGCGCGTGGAGAGCACCGGCGCGGACGGTCACATCGTGGAATGGACCAGCCGCGCCGGCACCCGGCGCCTCACCCGCCCGCGAGCCCTCATCCGGCCCCAGGCACCGCCTCGGCCCGTGATCCCCGCGGCTCCGTCGCGCAGGAGACCCGTCCACCGGAGGAGGCGTCGGCCGCCCTCGACCCGATCACCCGATACTCCCGCCTGA
- a CDS encoding pentapeptide repeat-containing protein encodes MRRSTATKKPVLSRLVLPGLEPAAADDLAAHEHHEGLSLEGADLSGCDLSGATFTECELLGVTAHATILQHARLIETRIERLNAPVLDATRSTWRDVELSGSRIGALDIFDAGMRSTRITGSKFDWINLRSSTLEDVLFEDCTIEELDLAGVTATRVAFVNCRAGSLALAHATLKDVDLRGLEIGAISNLEGMAGATLNTQQVTTLAPVFAGHLGIRVEG; translated from the coding sequence GTGCGCCGGTCGACCGCCACCAAGAAGCCCGTGCTGAGCCGTCTGGTCCTTCCGGGTCTCGAGCCCGCAGCGGCCGACGACCTCGCTGCGCATGAGCACCATGAGGGGCTCTCCCTCGAGGGCGCCGACCTCAGCGGCTGCGACCTCTCCGGTGCGACGTTCACCGAGTGCGAGCTGCTCGGGGTCACCGCCCACGCCACGATCCTGCAGCACGCCCGGCTCATCGAGACCCGGATCGAGCGGCTGAATGCCCCTGTCTTGGATGCGACCCGGTCCACCTGGCGCGACGTGGAGCTGAGCGGTTCCCGGATCGGGGCGCTGGACATCTTCGACGCCGGGATGCGCTCAACTCGGATCACCGGGAGCAAGTTCGACTGGATCAACCTGCGCTCCAGCACCCTCGAGGACGTGCTCTTCGAGGACTGCACGATCGAGGAACTGGATCTCGCGGGGGTCACCGCCACCCGGGTCGCTTTCGTGAACTGCCGCGCCGGCAGCCTCGCACTCGCCCACGCCACGCTGAAAGACGTGGATCTGCGGGGCCTGGAAATCGGGGCGATCAGCAACCTCGAGGGCATGGCCGGCGCCACGCTCAATACGCAGCAGGTCACGACGCTCGCACCGGTCTTCGCAGGCCATCTGGGGATCCGCGTCGAGGGTTGA
- a CDS encoding CoA-binding protein — protein MSEQTIPRTWQGPSAPDRLAILRRAKSIAIVGASANPARASYFVATYLLSSSPYEVFFVNPRATTILGRPAYGSLAELPVVPDLVDVFRRDADLPGVAQESVAVGAKSLWLQLGSWNEEAAAIAESAGLEVVMDRCVKIEHARFHGGLHLAGFNTGEISARKQRLSGRG, from the coding sequence ATGAGCGAGCAGACGATCCCGCGCACCTGGCAGGGCCCATCGGCCCCGGACCGGCTCGCGATCCTGCGCCGCGCGAAGAGCATCGCGATCGTCGGCGCCTCCGCGAATCCCGCGCGGGCCAGCTACTTCGTGGCGACCTACCTGCTCTCCAGCTCCCCCTACGAGGTGTTCTTCGTGAACCCTCGGGCCACGACGATCCTGGGCCGCCCGGCCTACGGCTCGCTCGCCGAGCTGCCCGTGGTGCCGGACCTGGTGGACGTGTTCCGCAGGGACGCCGACCTGCCGGGCGTTGCGCAGGAGTCGGTGGCGGTGGGCGCGAAGTCGCTGTGGCTGCAGCTGGGCTCCTGGAACGAGGAGGCGGCGGCGATCGCTGAGAGTGCGGGGCTGGAGGTGGTGATGGACCGCTGCGTGAAGATCGAGCACGCCCGCTTCCACGGCGGCCTGCACCTGGCCGGGTTCAACACCGGAGAGATCAGCGCCAGGAAGCAGCGCCTCAGCGGACGCGGCTGA
- a CDS encoding O-acetylhomoserine aminocarboxypropyltransferase/cysteine synthase family protein: MTAQTQQAQQTQQAPSAAPAPASSPERSFGFRTRALHAGGTPDAQHGARAVPIYQTTSFVFDDAADAANLFALQKYGNIYSRIGNPTVAAFEERIASLEGGIGAVATASGMSAEFLTFAALAGAGDHLVASAQLYGGTITQLDVTLRRFGVETTFVPSSDPEEYRAAFRPETKALYVEVIGNPSGEIADLEGLAALAHEHGVPLVVDATLATPYLVRPLEHGADIVIHSATKFLGGHGTTLGGVVVESGRFDWGNGNFPTMTEPVDSYGGIRWWDNFGEYGFLTKLRSEQLRDIGPSLPAQSAFQLLQGVETLPQRIDAHLAGTEAVARWLEADPRISYVTWAGLESHPHHARAQKYLPLGPGSVFAFGVRPTGQFDSPEEEATAARATGEQVIANLQLASHLANIGDARTLVIHPASTTHRQLSPEQLAAGGVRADLVRISVGLEDIEDILWDLDQAITAATGEAR; this comes from the coding sequence ATGACTGCCCAGACCCAGCAGGCCCAGCAGACCCAGCAGGCCCCGTCGGCCGCCCCGGCGCCCGCGTCCAGCCCGGAGCGGAGCTTCGGGTTCCGCACCCGCGCCCTGCACGCCGGCGGCACCCCGGACGCCCAGCACGGTGCCCGCGCGGTCCCGATCTACCAGACCACCTCGTTCGTCTTCGACGATGCGGCCGACGCCGCGAACCTCTTCGCACTGCAGAAGTACGGGAACATCTACTCCCGGATCGGCAACCCCACCGTCGCCGCCTTCGAGGAGCGGATCGCCTCGCTCGAGGGCGGGATCGGCGCGGTCGCGACCGCGTCCGGGATGAGCGCGGAGTTCCTCACCTTCGCCGCGCTCGCCGGGGCGGGGGACCACCTCGTCGCCTCCGCGCAGCTGTACGGCGGCACCATCACCCAGCTCGACGTCACCCTGCGCCGCTTCGGGGTGGAGACCACCTTCGTGCCCTCCTCCGACCCGGAGGAGTACCGCGCCGCGTTCCGCCCGGAGACCAAGGCCCTCTATGTCGAGGTCATCGGCAACCCCTCCGGCGAGATCGCCGATCTCGAGGGGCTCGCCGCCCTCGCCCATGAGCACGGCGTGCCGCTGGTGGTCGACGCGACCCTCGCCACCCCCTACCTGGTGCGCCCGCTCGAACACGGCGCGGACATCGTCATCCACTCGGCCACCAAGTTCCTGGGCGGGCACGGCACCACCCTCGGCGGGGTGGTCGTCGAATCCGGCCGCTTCGACTGGGGCAACGGGAACTTCCCCACCATGACCGAGCCGGTGGACTCCTACGGCGGGATCCGCTGGTGGGACAACTTCGGTGAGTACGGCTTCCTCACCAAGCTGCGCTCGGAGCAGCTGCGCGACATCGGCCCGTCCCTGCCGGCGCAGTCCGCATTCCAGCTCCTCCAGGGCGTGGAGACGCTCCCGCAGCGCATCGACGCCCATCTCGCCGGGACGGAGGCCGTGGCGCGCTGGCTCGAGGCAGATCCCCGGATCTCCTACGTGACCTGGGCCGGGCTCGAATCCCATCCCCATCACGCCCGGGCGCAGAAGTACCTGCCGCTGGGTCCCGGCTCCGTCTTCGCCTTCGGAGTGCGGCCGACGGGGCAGTTCGACTCGCCCGAGGAGGAGGCCACAGCGGCCCGCGCGACCGGCGAGCAGGTGATCGCGAACCTGCAGCTCGCCTCGCATCTGGCGAACATCGGCGATGCGCGCACGCTCGTCATCCACCCCGCCTCGACCACTCACCGCCAGCTCTCCCCGGAGCAGCTCGCCGCGGGCGGCGTGCGGGCGGATCTGGTCAGGATCTCGGTGGGCCTGGAGGACATCGAGGACATCCTGTGGGACCTGGACCAGGCGATCACCGCAGCGACGGGGGAGGCACGATGA